Genomic window (Cyprinus carpio isolate SPL01 chromosome B7, ASM1834038v1, whole genome shotgun sequence):
CACTGTGCCTGTTCTGTTTTACATTTACCCATTTGGCAGATGCTTGACCCAAGACCTTGGCACAGCCAGCACCATGCTCTTCAAGTTGAGCTACAATGATACAAGTTCAACTTACAGTAGAAAGTAATGAATAAATTTGTTCAAATAGGATGATTCTAGGCTTAGGCTTTTAGGCTCCATTTTGGAATTCCAACATTTTATTATTCCAGTTATCCTCTTGGTTCTCCTAGTCTTCCGTACCTTTGGCAGCCCAGGCCCGCAGAGGGCTGTTGTCGTCTATCACGTGGTAGAAAGTGAGGGGCAGGATGAGGAAGGGGCTGTCACTGGACGTGTCCACTTGGAAGGCTACATTTCTCTGATCCAGGCGCACCGTCTCACCCTCTTTAGTAAGCGACGTCTGCAGAAGCTTACCTGTTACCTGAGGAACCCCAGGAATTGGACATATGATGAGTTGCACATACGCTATATtggaaatgaatataaaattgaACATCAGATGTCTTTACCTGGCAGCCCAAAAGGAGGCTCTTACGCATGTTAGCGACACGGATCATGAGACAAGGTCGGCCCTCATGATTGGCGACCACAGCATGCTGACTGAACTTCACCGTCTCACCACGTTTCTTCGGCCGTGCTACCTGCATACCCCAGATGAAAACATAAATGCCTTATTAGATCAGAGAGAACTGTACAGgacacaaaattatattttttaatcagataTTGTTCCAGTTCAATCCAGTTCCAGTACAGCTGCAtgtttaataaaaccaaaataccATTTAATATGAATATCAACTTGCAAAGGCTacaacttatttaaataaaaatatgcactgAAGCtcggcactgtgttcatttacacgtgGGCAGCTCATGATGGATCATctagtgttttcagtgtctcagagcaGCACAGAACAGAGTAGTTCACAgcaaatgctgctccacacaaactctgACTCTGTATTTACTGTGAGTTTGGGTCACTTATACATTTAGGAACTCAACATTTGCTAGCCTTCTTCCCAAACTTGTGAGGAAAAGCACATATAAACAGGCTCATGTCAGGTTTTCCGCCAAAATGGACACATGAtggtttaaaatttcaaaattgaAGATATTAAAACAACCAGAAATAATAATTATCGTAAATGTACACTTGCTACGTGCTGCAGCAACTTTTTAcctaaattaaattagttttagttGTACCTTGGCAAGGAAGGTTCCAGTGATGAAGATCTCCATCACCATGGTGATGACAAGCTGGACAATAAGCAGGATGATAGCAAGTGGGCATTCCTCAGTGATGCAGCGAAAGCCATAGCCGATCGTAGTTTGTGATTCCAGGGAGAAAAGGAACGCTCCAGTTAGGGTTTGGACCTGCATCACACACGGCGTGTGGTTGGACGGAGGGTCAAACTCTGGTGAGAAAAGGACAAGAAACAAAGACATGGAAATAACAGGGCtgcaatatttatgaaaataaatatccaGGTCCTATTGAAGAATTTCTCCTTTCCTCCTCACCTAGCAAATCTCCATGCACAAGTGCCACCAAGTACCACAGCACTCCAAAGACAAACCAGGTGCCAGCGAAGGTGGCGGAAAACAGGAAGAGCTTGTAGCGCCACTGCATGTCCAGAAAGGTTGTCCACAGGTCACGCAGGTAAAGTGTCCCTCGGCCGCTGACGTGTTCGATGCGTACATTGCTCCGCCCATCTTTAGATAGCACCCGTCGACGGCGTCTCAATGCCGCAGGTCCGTTTCCTGTTGAAGCCCCACCTCCTCCACCTAGGAGTGGCTTTAGAACATCTGTCTGTGTCTGGGAGTGGCAGACCTTCTGTGGGGAGGGGCTACGGGAAGAAGGGGGCGTGGCTGAGGTCATAGCTAGGAGGGAAGAGAGggatgatttaaaataaatagtctaATATCTTCTACCTTCCTGCAGACTACCTTCTTGCTACCCCGGTTTAAAATGTGCATGTACACAAGTCATgagaaattaaaatatgtatatatatatatatgtatatgtatatatatatatatatatatatatatatatatatatatatatatattgttatttataacaCAAATCATGTCTTCACTCTTCAGTATAAAACTCTGCAAATGAGCTAATATTGACATAATACTGTAATATGTGCACTATTTCTGAGGTCAAATCTGCAAACAGAGGTTTTGAACTAAGAGCTTCATAAATCATTTCTGCATTAAAACATCCACTGATGTAGTTGTTTGTGTTCAAAATGCAGTTTCTAAAATGCACGTCACAAGGCTTTCTTCATCCAAAACTCTAATTAAAGACTGCTAAAGCTTTAAGCACACTAGACTGTTTGCTACATAGACAAGATACAGACTGCAATTGGGTTAGTGTTCAATTATGACCAAACACTGAAACATGAAACCTGGAcatctttttgtttaaaagttcAGGTTTAGCTGTGCCAATTACAAGCACTGAACTATGTTGTTGTGATCTGTCATTTTGAGTTTTTACATTGCCATTCATATTTTGCTAATAATTCCACTTATTTCCCTCATTTTTTTTCTGGCCAGTAGTGGATGTTGTCAGATGGGACTCATACATGGCACAGTTTAGGTTACAGAAACTACTAGTATCTTGTTGCTCTGACATAAAAAgaagttctttttaatgaaataactgaTCCAGCAGTCACCTTATCGCCTTCTGTAAAATCTAGGTCGTCTCCTAGCATTTTAGAAGAAATAGCGCACGGGATAAGAGAGGGCTCTATCTCTGTCTGAGCTCTATCTGAAAGACGTGCATCGTTCAAGTAAAGAGAGCCACATTAGGGACACATTAGCGACTCTCGGCAGTATTTAAAACGACTTCTCTAAAAGCTGAAATGGGCAAAGTAGCTTTCACAGCGATCTTTATCGAGCATCCTTCTctcttgaggtttgtgtgtgcCAGGAAGGGGTACAGGGCCGGGTTTGGGGGCGACCCTGGTGGTCCGTTACTCTTTTTTGACTCTACATTCAGACCCTCCAGCTGCCCAAGCGCATTAAATGCCCCTCATTCACACAGTGGAAGCAGCTGCCCATTCTCATTTAAAGGCTAGTCATCAACGCTGACCAACTCACATGCCGTGCTCGGTTGGCCCGGGTGAGCGTTGAAAAGGGTGACTTATTCACCatccaaaaacacaaaacccCAGGAAGGAATCAGAGATGAAAAGAACACCACAATGTTTTCCATATTCTCTGAATTCCTCTGTTACATTGAGGATAACGCTTCTTAATCCTGCACCTTTATAAACTTTGTTTCGTAGATGCTGCCTGGACAGTTTTTTCAATCTTCCCCTTCAGATTTAGATCAAACTTTTTGTGTATGCAAACCACACATTAGCTAGAAAAAGTACAGAGATCATGCTAAAAAAACTGACTATTCTGACACTGTTTATCCAAAATGGTCCTGGAATAAAACTtcattaaacaatatataaactttaaacgTGATATTAAGaaagtataaatattaacatcatgattttctgtaaagctgctttgaaacaatatgtattgaTTTAATCTTACTCATTAAATTCTTACAGGATCAATGACGATGAGGTGCTATGCACATTAATGTAATTGTTCTGGGATTCCAAACAATTGACTCATTTGTGAATTTTAGGACAAACAGCAACTAAGAAGCAATATCTTAACTACGTTACACAAGGAATCACTCTCAAGGGTGACTCTATTTATTCACACTGTTCAATCTCActctcttctctccctctctgcaTTCTTGTTTAAATGTCTAAGTGGTAGTTTAGTCTCACTCAGCTTCTGCCTTCCgcaccaaataaaataaataaatgaaatgaatgagtACCAGGGAGATGTGATACGCTCTCCCCTCTCTgacctcgctctctctctctggactCACACTGAGAGAATGAATAGgtatctgtctgtatctctgtgCTCTGAATACTAAAGCCGGTCGAGAGGGAGGAGGCGGTTCCCCAACGAGGCACGTGTTATAAGCAGAGTGTACACACAGCTGACCTCTGAACTCCGGCGAGTACACGCCCACACGCGTGCACACTGATACAGTATATACAGCAGACAAACGCTGACACGCACTTGACTCTCTGCAAGTTTACAAATTGTCTTCATCTtctttctcactctttctctcattttctgTCCTCCCTCGATGTCTTTCTTTCTCACTCGCTGTCCTGTATACACAAGAATCCTTTTGTTTAGAGAGAAGATGAAAGAGACAAAAGCCACCATTGAAAAATACAACACTgcaagtgtgtgagagagagtatgagagacagagagagagagagagagagagagagagagagaggaaagaatgACATGGAGAGATGGACAGAAAACAGGCCGATATTAAAACTCTCTCATCAGTATTCTGTGGATGTGCAACTATTACTTTCCTCTATTCATCAGATCCAATGCAGTTCTCACAGTCGCGGTTAAACGTACttgac
Coding sequences:
- the kcnj10a gene encoding ATP-sensitive inward rectifier potassium channel 10 → MTSATPPSSRSPSPQKVCHSQTQTDVLKPLLGGGGGASTGNGPAALRRRRRVLSKDGRSNVRIEHVSGRGTLYLRDLWTTFLDMQWRYKLFLFSATFAGTWFVFGVLWYLVALVHGDLLEFDPPSNHTPCVMQVQTLTGAFLFSLESQTTIGYGFRCITEECPLAIILLIVQLVITMVMEIFITGTFLAKVARPKKRGETVKFSQHAVVANHEGRPCLMIRVANMRKSLLLGCQVTGKLLQTSLTKEGETVRLDQRNVAFQVDTSSDSPFLILPLTFYHVIDDNSPLRAWAAKGGGWTDPELADFELLVIMSATVEPTSATCQVRTSYLPDEILWGYEFPPVVSLSPSGKYVADFAFFDKVAKTKTPPLFKQAPPPNTQSPQQQGNGSGGQGADMEKMRLEESYREERGRDRGRVRDQLSVRISNV